One window of the Amycolatopsis mediterranei genome contains the following:
- a CDS encoding IclR family transcriptional regulator: MRHSARRPPSVVDRVLDLLGAFTAERPRLTLSELSRRAGLPLSTTHRLAGELTRRGALVRDETGAYRVGLWLWEVASLAPHGAELRESAMPFLEDLYEATHQNVQLAVLDGPEVVFVERISGRGAVNVLTRVGGRLPAHATGVGLVLLAHAPAEVQEEVLAGPLKTFTPKTIASPVLLRRVLADVRRDGHVISDGQVELVALSVAAPVRDATDEVVAAISVVVPAEGTDPRTLVPAVRAAARGISRVLGAPRAVRPADGSSTA; this comes from the coding sequence GTGAGACACAGCGCGCGGCGGCCGCCCTCGGTGGTGGATCGCGTCCTGGACCTCCTGGGCGCCTTCACCGCCGAACGGCCGCGGCTCACGCTGTCCGAGCTCAGCCGGCGGGCCGGGCTCCCGCTGTCGACCACGCACCGGCTCGCCGGCGAGCTCACCCGGCGCGGTGCCCTCGTGCGCGACGAAACCGGCGCCTACCGCGTCGGGCTGTGGCTGTGGGAAGTCGCCTCGCTCGCCCCGCACGGCGCGGAGCTGCGGGAGAGCGCGATGCCGTTCCTGGAAGACCTCTACGAAGCCACGCACCAGAACGTGCAGCTCGCCGTGCTCGACGGGCCCGAAGTCGTGTTCGTCGAGCGCATCTCCGGCCGCGGCGCCGTCAACGTCCTGACCCGTGTCGGCGGGCGGCTGCCCGCGCACGCCACCGGTGTCGGCCTGGTGCTCCTCGCGCACGCCCCCGCCGAGGTCCAGGAGGAAGTCCTGGCCGGCCCGCTCAAGACGTTCACGCCCAAGACGATCGCCTCGCCGGTGCTGCTGAGGAGGGTTCTGGCCGACGTCCGTCGCGACGGTCACGTGATCAGCGACGGCCAGGTCGAGCTGGTCGCCCTGTCGGTGGCGGCGCCCGTCCGCGACGCCACGGACGAGGTCGTGGCCGCGATTTCGGTGGTCGTCCCGGCGGAGGGGACGGACCCGCGGACGCTGGTCCCGGCGGTCCGGGCCGCGGCGCGCGGGATTTCGCGGGTGCTGGGGGCGCCCCGGGCGGTGCGACCGGCCGATGGCTCCTCGACGGCTTGA